From one Perca flavescens isolate YP-PL-M2 chromosome 19, PFLA_1.0, whole genome shotgun sequence genomic stretch:
- the acap1 gene encoding arf-GAP with coiled-coil, ANK repeat and PH domain-containing protein 1 isoform X1, whose translation MTVKLDFEECLKDSPRFRAEIEVVQNDVCELETRLEKLVKQCQAMLEAGRVYCQTSKSFVNGLRDLGQHCSGDKTMEECLDKFSKKLSIVLEAQGEVIETTQKTVKTKLQNFVKEDVRRFKDVRRGFERGSECLEGALVRNAQAPRGKQHEVEEASNALLNARKTFRSEALDYVLEINVIEAKKKTDILMAMLSLMEAQAQLFQNGHQSFSELEEYRQKLNEEHTQFVLNSAREKRDMEQRHAAIKKKDVSYDDSIMDFNADAANGIAMEGYLYKRASNAFKTWSRRWFSIQKNQLVYQKKFKDQPTVVVEDLRLCTVKPSSENERRFCFEVVSPSKCCLLQADSERQQQAWISAVQNSIASAFQEHREDPHSPRQRLSSVSASSLGGGGGVDQENKGCKALEEVQAIPGNKQCCDCGEPGPDWASINLGITLCITCSGIHRSLGVHFSKVRSLTLDSWEPELIKLMCELGNTVINRIYEARIDEITIKKPHPSSPRGDKESWIRSKYVEKKFIQKLPVTGNTLLRRSSAKRNRAATQDRTVQRPPLKPKPNRATLPRVTGLSPSDLVQKNNTHKDVEEDEEDLSGLHPGALLYRSAALQNFPVMADALAHGADVSWVNVAKESSTPLIQAVSANALAACEFLLQNGANVNQADSNGRGPLHHATILGHTGLVCLFLKRGADYNARDNNQKDPITIAVDNANADIVTLLRIAKMNKEMREMDGAFGQSGHSGGQGSGGLLAGIGGGRAHSRKSLQSIKNHISGWALGGQND comes from the exons aGCTGAAATCGAAGTGGTACAAAACGATGTGTGTGAACTTGAGACCCGATTAGAAAAG CTCGTGAAACAATGCCAGGCCATGCTGGAGGCAGGCCGAGTCTACTGCCAGACCAGCAAGAGCTTCGTCAACGGCCTCCGGGATCTGGGACAGCACTGCTCCGGGGACAAGACGATGGAG GAGTGTTTGGACAAATTTTCCAAAAAGCTGTCTATCGTCTTGGAGGCACAGGGG GAAGTGATTGAAACCACACAGAAGACAGTCAAGACAAAGCTGCAAAACTTTGTCAAAGA GGATGTGCGTCGGTTCAAGGACGTGCGCAGGGGGTTTGAGCGTGGCAGTGAGTGCCTGGAGGGGGCGCTGGTGAGGAACGCTCAGGCCCCACGGGGGAAACAACACGAAGTGGAGGAGGCAAGCAATGCTCTGCTAAACGCACGCAAGACCTTTCGGTCTGAGGCCCTGGATTACGTCCTGGAG ATTAATGTCATTGAGGCCAAGAAGAAGACAGACATTCTGATGGCA ATGTTGTCACTGATGGAGGCCCAGGCTCAGCTCTTCCAAAATGGCCACCAGTCTTTCTCAGAACTGGAGGAATATCGACAGAAACTGAATGAAGAG CACACTCAGTTTGTCCTAAACTCTGCCCGGGAGAAGAGGGACATGGAGCAAAGACACGCTGCAATTAAGAAAAAG GACGTGTCCTATGATGACTCCATCATGGATTTCAACGCTGATGCAGCCAACGGAATCGCCATGGAGGGGTACCTTTATAAGAGAGCCAGCAATGCTTTCAAGACCTGGAGCAG GCGTTGGTTCTCGATTCAAAAAAATCAGCTGGTGTATCAGAAGAAATTTAAG GACCAGCCCACGGTCGTGGTGGAGGACTTGCGTCTTTGCACAGTCAAGCCCAGCAGTGAAAACGAGAGACGATTCTGCTTTGAAGTGGTCTCCCCGTCAAA GTGTTGTTTGTTACAGGCAGACTCGGAAAGGCAGCAGCAGGCGTGGATAAGTGCCGTCCAAAACAGCATCGCTTCAGCCTTTCAGGAGCACAGAGAGGACCCACACAGCCca aGACAGCGCCTCAGCTCGGTGTCGGCGAGCAGtttgggaggagggggaggagtggATCAGGAGAACAAGGGCTGCAAGGCGCTGGAGGAGGTCCAAGCGATCCCAGGGAACAAGCAGTGCTGCGACTGCGGGGAGCCCGGTCCTGATTGGGCCTCCATCAACCTGGGCATCACGCTTTGCATCACATGCTCAGGAATACACag GAGCCTGGGAGTCCATTTCTCCAAAGTACGCTCGCTCACTCTCGACTCCTGGGAGCCGGAGCTCATTAAg TTGATGTGTGAATTAGGAAACACAGTAATCAACAGGATCTACGAGGCCCGGATTGATGAGATCACCATCAAGAAGCCCCACCCCTCTAGTCCCAG AGGAGACAAAGAGTCGTGGATCCGATCAAAGTACGTTGAAAAGAAGTTCATTCAAAAGCTGCCCGTCACCGGCAACACCCTGCTGAGGCGATCCAGCGCCAAAAGGAACCGGGCGGCCACGCAGGACCGGACCGTACAGCGGCCGCCGCTCAAACCCAAACCGAACCGAGCCACTCTGCCTCGGGTCACAG GGCTGAGCCCCAGTGACCTCGTCCAAAAGAACAATACACACAAAG ACGTggaagaggatgaagaggatCTGAGCGGCCTTCACCCCGGCGCGCTGCTGTACCGCTCAGCGGCCCTGCAGAACTTCCCTGTCATGGCCGACGCTTTGGCCCACGGGGCCGACGTCAGCTGGGTCAACGTGGCCAAGGAATCCAGCACGCCGCTGATACAGGCCGTCTCAGCG AATGCCCTGGCAGCCTGTGAGTTCCTGCTGCAGAACGGCGCTAACGTTAACCAGGCAGACAGCAACGGGAGAGGGCCGCTTCACCACGCCACCATCCTGGGTCACACCGG GTTGGTTTGTCTCTTCTTGAAGCGAGGCGCAGACTACAACGCCAGAGACAACAACCAAAAAGACCCCATAACTATTGCCGTGGACAATGCCAACGCTGACATCGTCACTTT GCTGCGGATCGCCAAAATGAACAAGGAGATGCGGGAGATGGACGGAGCGTTTGGCCAATCAGGTCACTCGGGGGGGCAGGGATCTGGAGGTTTATTGGCTGGGATAGGAGGTGGGCGCGCCCACAGCAGGAAGAGCCTCCAGTCTATAAAGAACCACATAAGTGGCTGGGCTCTGGGGGGGCAAAATGATTAG
- the acap1 gene encoding arf-GAP with coiled-coil, ANK repeat and PH domain-containing protein 1 isoform X2, translating to MTVKLDFEECLKDSPRFRAEIEVVQNDVCELETRLEKLVKQCQAMLEAGRVYCQTSKSFVNGLRDLGQHCSGDKTMEECLDKFSKKLSIVLEAQGEVIETTQKTVKTKLQNFVKEDVRRFKDVRRGFERGSECLEGALVRNAQAPRGKQHEVEEASNALLNARKTFRSEALDYVLEINVIEAKKKTDILMAMLSLMEAQAQLFQNGHQSFSELEEYRQKLNEEHTQFVLNSAREKRDMEQRHAAIKKKDVSYDDSIMDFNADAANGIAMEGYLYKRASNAFKTWSRRWFSIQKNQLVYQKKFKDQPTVVVEDLRLCTVKPSSENERRFCFEVVSPSKCCLLQADSERQQQAWISAVQNSIASAFQEHREDPHSPRQRLSSVSASSLGGGGGVDQENKGCKALEEVQAIPGNKQCCDCGEPGPDWASINLGITLCITCSGIHRSLGVHFSKVRSLTLDSWEPELIKLMCELGNTVINRIYEARIDEITIKKPHPSSPRGDKESWIRSKYVEKKFIQKLPVTGNTLLRRSSAKRNRAATQDRTVQRPPLKPKPNRATLPRVTGLSPSDLVQKNNTHKDVEEDEEDLSGLHPGALLYRSAALQNFPVMADALAHGADVSWVNVAKESSTPLIQAVSANALAACEFLLQNGANVNQADSNGRGPLHHATILGHTGLVCLFLKRGADYNARDNNQKDPITIAVDNANADIVTLLRIAKMNKEMREMDGAFGQSGDETYQDIFRDFSHMASNNPEKLKRRSADPKS from the exons aGCTGAAATCGAAGTGGTACAAAACGATGTGTGTGAACTTGAGACCCGATTAGAAAAG CTCGTGAAACAATGCCAGGCCATGCTGGAGGCAGGCCGAGTCTACTGCCAGACCAGCAAGAGCTTCGTCAACGGCCTCCGGGATCTGGGACAGCACTGCTCCGGGGACAAGACGATGGAG GAGTGTTTGGACAAATTTTCCAAAAAGCTGTCTATCGTCTTGGAGGCACAGGGG GAAGTGATTGAAACCACACAGAAGACAGTCAAGACAAAGCTGCAAAACTTTGTCAAAGA GGATGTGCGTCGGTTCAAGGACGTGCGCAGGGGGTTTGAGCGTGGCAGTGAGTGCCTGGAGGGGGCGCTGGTGAGGAACGCTCAGGCCCCACGGGGGAAACAACACGAAGTGGAGGAGGCAAGCAATGCTCTGCTAAACGCACGCAAGACCTTTCGGTCTGAGGCCCTGGATTACGTCCTGGAG ATTAATGTCATTGAGGCCAAGAAGAAGACAGACATTCTGATGGCA ATGTTGTCACTGATGGAGGCCCAGGCTCAGCTCTTCCAAAATGGCCACCAGTCTTTCTCAGAACTGGAGGAATATCGACAGAAACTGAATGAAGAG CACACTCAGTTTGTCCTAAACTCTGCCCGGGAGAAGAGGGACATGGAGCAAAGACACGCTGCAATTAAGAAAAAG GACGTGTCCTATGATGACTCCATCATGGATTTCAACGCTGATGCAGCCAACGGAATCGCCATGGAGGGGTACCTTTATAAGAGAGCCAGCAATGCTTTCAAGACCTGGAGCAG GCGTTGGTTCTCGATTCAAAAAAATCAGCTGGTGTATCAGAAGAAATTTAAG GACCAGCCCACGGTCGTGGTGGAGGACTTGCGTCTTTGCACAGTCAAGCCCAGCAGTGAAAACGAGAGACGATTCTGCTTTGAAGTGGTCTCCCCGTCAAA GTGTTGTTTGTTACAGGCAGACTCGGAAAGGCAGCAGCAGGCGTGGATAAGTGCCGTCCAAAACAGCATCGCTTCAGCCTTTCAGGAGCACAGAGAGGACCCACACAGCCca aGACAGCGCCTCAGCTCGGTGTCGGCGAGCAGtttgggaggagggggaggagtggATCAGGAGAACAAGGGCTGCAAGGCGCTGGAGGAGGTCCAAGCGATCCCAGGGAACAAGCAGTGCTGCGACTGCGGGGAGCCCGGTCCTGATTGGGCCTCCATCAACCTGGGCATCACGCTTTGCATCACATGCTCAGGAATACACag GAGCCTGGGAGTCCATTTCTCCAAAGTACGCTCGCTCACTCTCGACTCCTGGGAGCCGGAGCTCATTAAg TTGATGTGTGAATTAGGAAACACAGTAATCAACAGGATCTACGAGGCCCGGATTGATGAGATCACCATCAAGAAGCCCCACCCCTCTAGTCCCAG AGGAGACAAAGAGTCGTGGATCCGATCAAAGTACGTTGAAAAGAAGTTCATTCAAAAGCTGCCCGTCACCGGCAACACCCTGCTGAGGCGATCCAGCGCCAAAAGGAACCGGGCGGCCACGCAGGACCGGACCGTACAGCGGCCGCCGCTCAAACCCAAACCGAACCGAGCCACTCTGCCTCGGGTCACAG GGCTGAGCCCCAGTGACCTCGTCCAAAAGAACAATACACACAAAG ACGTggaagaggatgaagaggatCTGAGCGGCCTTCACCCCGGCGCGCTGCTGTACCGCTCAGCGGCCCTGCAGAACTTCCCTGTCATGGCCGACGCTTTGGCCCACGGGGCCGACGTCAGCTGGGTCAACGTGGCCAAGGAATCCAGCACGCCGCTGATACAGGCCGTCTCAGCG AATGCCCTGGCAGCCTGTGAGTTCCTGCTGCAGAACGGCGCTAACGTTAACCAGGCAGACAGCAACGGGAGAGGGCCGCTTCACCACGCCACCATCCTGGGTCACACCGG GTTGGTTTGTCTCTTCTTGAAGCGAGGCGCAGACTACAACGCCAGAGACAACAACCAAAAAGACCCCATAACTATTGCCGTGGACAATGCCAACGCTGACATCGTCACTTT GCTGCGGATCGCCAAAATGAACAAGGAGATGCGGGAGATGGACGGAGCGTTTGGCCAATCAG GTGATGAAACCTACCAGGACATCTTCAGAGACTTTTCACACATGGCCTCAAACAACCCCGAGAAGCTCAAACGCCGCAGTGCAGACCCCAAATCTTAA
- the slc16a13 gene encoding monocarboxylate transporter 13: MTNNKPKVEGRSDEAEGPDGGWGWVLVGALFVSTSLVFGLMRSLGIFFVEFVQYFEESAQAISWISSTGLAAQQFFSPLGAALCNAYDARVVVMTGGVLAGLGLILASQATCLVHLYLTMGLISGLGWGLIFTPMVATVMAHFTRRRTLVLGLGFSSIGLSSFAFNPLFQLLVEMYAWRGALLILGGLSLNIVACGALIHPQRHSKAPAKVDSASRSSCASVLNRVSSYLELSLLLERPYITYTLAVTLLNVGYFVPYFHLVAHSRQAGFSEYQAAFVMSAAGVTDIFGRVVSGWFSDLRHFRLIHLLTMWTTLAGVFIMLLPVSSLSGSYTALIGISLLYGFCSGALTSLVFAVVPKIVGVERMMGGLGLLQLIESGAGLLGTPMSGLLKDITGNYIASFMVAGSFVILSTLTMATLPHYFSCTDPLPLQRRSLDDKDEGLHSELKLMNSVSSDKNHKGVNDLTDEVTKYPQDCVG; encoded by the exons ATGACCAACAACAAACCCAAAGTAGAGGGCCGGAGCGATGAAGCCGAGGGTCCGGATGGAGGCTGGGGCTGGGTGCTGGTCGGCGCCCTGTTCGTCAGCACAAGCCTCGTGTTCGGCCTGATGCGTAGCTTGGGGATCTTCTTTGTGGAGTTTGTCCAGTACTTTGAGGAGAGCGCTCAGGCCATCTCCTGGATCTCATCCACGGGCCTGGCAGCACAGCAGTTCTTCA GTCCGCTGGGTGCAGCACTATGTAACGCATATGATGCTCGGGTGGTGGTGATGACAGGAGGCGTTCTCGCTGGACTCGGCCTCATACTTGCCTCGCAGGCCACCTGTCTTGTTCACCTCTACCTCACCATGGGTCTTATTTCCG GTTTGGGCTGGGGGCTGATCTTTACTCCCATGGTAGCTACAGTCATGGCTCACTTCACTCGCCGGCGCACCCTGGTGTTGGGACTGGGGTTCTCCAGCATCGGCCTGTCCTCCTTCGCATTCAACCCGCTCTTCCAGCTGCTGGTGGAGATGTACGCCTGGCGAGGGGCCCTTCTGATTCTGGGGGGTCTCAGCCTCAATATTGTAGCCTGCGGGGCTCTCATCCACCCTCAGCGGCACTCTAAAGCCCCAGCAAAG GTGGATTCAGCGAGCAGGTCATCGTGTGCTTCAGTGCTGAATCGAGTCTCCTCCTACCTGGAGCTGTCGCTGCTCCTCGAGAGGCCTTACATCACCTACACGTTGGCCGTCACTCTTCTTAACGTCGGCTACTTTGTGCCGTATTTCCACCTGGTGGCCCACAGCCGCCAAGCTGGCTTCTCAGAGTACCAAGCTGCTTTTGTCATGTCAGCTGCCGGTGTTACAGACATTTTTGGCCGCGTAGTGTCAGGATGGTTCTCAGACCTACGTCACTTTCGGCTGATTCATTTACTGACCATGTGGACAACTCTGGCAGGAGTGTTCATCATGTTGCTGCCTGTGAGCTCCTTGTCGGGTTCCTACACTGCACTGATTGGGATCAGCCTCCTCTACGGCTTTTGCTCCGGGGCGTTGACCTCTCTGGTGTTCGCGGTGGTGCCCAAGATTGTGGGTGTGGAGCGCATGATGGGGGGCCTCGGGCTGCTGCAGCTCATCGAGAGCGGCGCAGGACTGCTTGGGACACCTATGTCAG GGTTGCTCAAGGATATCACAGGAAACTACATCGCTTCCTTCATGGTAGCAGGCAGTTTCGTCATTCTCAGTACTTTGACCATGGCCACCCTGCCTCACTACTTCTCCTGCACAGACCCACTGCCCCTTCAAAGACGTTCACTTGATGACAAAGATGAGGGTTTACATTCAGAGTTGAAACTGATGAATAGTGTGTCTTCTGACAAGAATCACAAAGGCGTCAATGATCTGACAGATGAAGTAACCAAATATCCGCAAGACTGTGTAGGTTAA
- the bcl6b gene encoding B-cell lymphoma 6 protein homolog: MNMMEVLEGCTVDRVQEMRAAAPAEGYVKEFTRHSDDVLLNLNELRHRNILTDTTLVVGHVHLRAHCAVLVACSGFFYSLYSRRVLLQGRGGSGEQLMTVSLPDTLDPSSISLLLDFMYTSRLPLTPSTVPGVLTAATYLQMDHVADTCRDFIQLHCRENMSLRHPQLELDSRVSVASVASVAPKGGHLPNPGPQRLLPTAVATRVPAEVVGSLKPGAFPTCQPGSKELKGEPESPVMGTPNPSPDSPARSSCQPNSPAESNTCNKNLVATPDPKSCNWKKYKYIVLNPLCAATAVKEEEMEEPQSNTSPVGDRMGSTPRATEAWSGEVPGQIDRQGQASCYEGSGRAPPLGPPPSVDHPTVPPAHKERTVSPCTIFPNLHPTDPEAAQHSIKRENYYVPYCYSGNLQGTKTGSGDKPYRCNVCGAQFNRPANLKTHSRIHSGEKPYRCDTCGARFVQVAHLRAHVLIHTGEKPYPCHTCGTRFRHLQTLKSHLRIHTGEKPYTCEKCDLHFRHKSQLRLHLRQKHGAVTNTKIRYKVLTEPYQPILQAC, translated from the exons ATGAACATGATGGAAGTATTGGAAGGATGCACGGTGGACAGAGTGCAGGAGATGAGGGCTGCTGCCCCGGCCGAGGGATACGTGAAGGAGTTCACGCGCCATTCCGACGACGTGCTGCTGAACCTGAATGAACTCCGACACCGCAACATCCTGACAGACACCACCCTGGTTGTCGGCCACGTACACCTACGTGCACACTGTGCTGTGCTTGTGGCCTGCAG CGGGTTCTTCTACTCGCTGTACTCCCGCCGTGTGTTGCTTCAGGGGCGTGGTGGCAGCGGGGAGCAGCTTATGACCGTGTCTCTCCCCGACACCTTGGACCCATCTAGCATCTCCCTGCTGCTCGACTTCATGTACACCTCCCGCCTCCCCCTGACACCGAGCACCGTCCCCGGGGTGCTCACTGCTGCAACCTACCTGCAGATGGACCACGTGGCCGATACCTGCCGGGACTTCATCCAGCTGCACTG cagGGAGAATATGAGCTTAAGACACCCTCAACTGGAGCTGGATTCCAGGGTGTCTGTAGCCTCTGTAGCCTCTGTAGCCCCCAAAGGAGGGCACCTGCCCAACCCAGGACCCCAGAGATTACTCCCAACAGCAGTGGCAACAAG GGTCCCTGCGGAGGTTGTGGGCTCTCTCAAGCCAGGGGCTTTCCCGACCTGCCAGCCCGGGTCAAAGGAGTTGAAAGGAGAGCCTGAGTCGCCCGTCATGGGCACCCCGAATCCATCTCCAGACAGCCCCGCCCGCTCCAGCTGCCAACCTAACTCTCCAGCAGAATCTAACACCTGCAACAAAAACCTTGTG gCCACACCGGACCCAAAGTCTTGCAATTGGAAAAAATACAAGTACATTGTCCTCAACCCTCTCTGTGCAGCCACCGCGGTGAAGGAAGAGGAGATGGAGGAACCACAAAGTAATACATCACCCGTTGGCGACAGGATGGGCTCGACACCCAGAGCAACAGAGGCGTGGTCTGGAGAAGTGCCCGGTCAGATTGATAG ACAGGGGCAGGCCTCCTGCTACGAGGGTTCTGGCCGAGCCCCTCCCCTCGGGCCACCCCCCTCTGTGGATCACCCAACAGTGCCTCCCGCTCACAAGGAGCGAACAG TCTCACCCTGCACCATTTTCCCAAACCTGCACCCCACTGATCCAGAGGCAGCCCAACACTCAATCAAGCGTGAGAACTACTATGTGCCCTACTGTTACTCTGGCAACCTTCAAGGAACAAAGACTGGCTCAG GTGACAAGCCGTACCGCTGTAATGTGTGCGGCGCCCAGTTCAACCGACCGGCCAACCTGAAGACTCACTCTCGCATCCACTCAGGAGAGAAGCCTTACCGCTGTGACACCTGTGGCGCACGATTTGTTCAG GTTGCCCATCTGAGGGCCCATGTTCTGATCCATACGGGGGAGAAACCTTACCCCTGCCACACATGTGGCACCCGCTTCCGCCACCTGCAGACCCTAAAGAGCCATTTGCGCATTCACACCGGAGAGAAGCCTTACACT TGTGAGAAGTGTGATTTACACTTCCGCCACAAGAGTCAGCTGCGTCTTCACCTGCGCCAGAAACACGGGGCCGTCACCAACACCAAGATCCGCTACAAGGTCCTGACCGAGCCCTACCAGCCCATTCTGCAGGCCTGCTGA